Proteins from one Prevotella sp. E2-28 genomic window:
- a CDS encoding pitrilysin family protein, with amino-acid sequence MSKYNTYTLENGMRIIHLPSDSQVVYCGIAVKAGTRHEQHGEEGLAHFCEHLSFKGTERRSSVQIINAIEGLGGELNAYTNKEDTVFYCAIQSKHLKKAIDVLCDIVFHSTYPQHEVEKEREVVCDEIESYEDSPAELIFDEIENILFQGHPLGHNILGTSEQVRQYSSEDARRFTARYYRPANSIFFISGNVEFKRLVAALRTSCNKSPIIQENPENPEILENPGKSPDRLLIRHRGTHQAHVIMGTRAFAADDVRRWALYLLNNIIGGPGLNSRLNLSLRERNGLVYSVESSMVCYGDTGCWCTYFGCDPHDVKRCCRLVQRELNRLIEHPLTASQLLKAKQQLQGQLAIAGDSREQFALDFAKNFLHQGKERDLSDIMRHIDNLTPQDLQQVASEIFAPERITTLIYQ; translated from the coding sequence ATGTCAAAATACAACACTTATACGCTGGAAAACGGAATGCGCATCATCCATCTGCCGTCAGACTCGCAGGTGGTATATTGCGGTATTGCCGTAAAGGCAGGAACACGCCATGAGCAACATGGTGAAGAGGGACTGGCACATTTCTGCGAGCACCTGTCATTCAAAGGCACAGAGCGCCGTAGCTCCGTACAGATTATTAATGCCATAGAAGGACTCGGTGGAGAACTGAATGCCTATACTAATAAGGAGGATACCGTCTTCTATTGCGCCATCCAGTCGAAACATCTGAAAAAAGCTATTGATGTGCTATGCGATATTGTGTTCCACAGCACCTATCCACAGCATGAAGTAGAGAAAGAGCGCGAAGTTGTGTGCGATGAGATTGAGAGTTACGAGGACTCACCAGCAGAACTTATCTTCGATGAAATCGAGAATATTCTGTTCCAAGGTCACCCCTTAGGCCATAACATCCTTGGCACTAGCGAGCAGGTTCGTCAGTATAGCAGCGAGGATGCACGACGCTTTACCGCCCGTTATTATCGCCCCGCCAACAGTATATTCTTTATCAGTGGCAACGTAGAATTTAAGCGTCTTGTAGCAGCTCTGCGTACCAGTTGCAACAAGTCACCGATTATTCAAGAAAATCCAGAGAATCCAGAAATACTAGAAAATCCTGGAAAATCCCCCGATAGACTCCTCATCCGTCACCGCGGCACGCATCAGGCCCACGTCATCATGGGCACCCGCGCCTTTGCTGCCGATGATGTTCGCCGATGGGCTCTCTATCTGCTAAATAACATCATTGGCGGTCCAGGCCTCAACTCCCGCCTGAACCTCTCGCTGCGCGAGCGCAACGGACTGGTATATAGTGTAGAAAGCAGTATGGTGTGCTATGGTGACACTGGCTGTTGGTGTACCTATTTCGGATGTGACCCACATGATGTGAAGCGCTGTTGCCGTTTAGTGCAACGTGAACTCAACAGGCTTATTGAGCATCCGCTCACAGCCTCTCAACTTCTCAAGGCCAAGCAGCAGTTGCAAGGTCAACTGGCTATAGCTGGCGACAGTCGTGAGCAGTTCGCCCTCGACTTCGCCAAGAACTTCCTGCATCAGGGTAAGGAACGCGACCTCAGTGACATCATGCGTCACATCGACAACCTTACGCCTCAAGACCTGCAACAGGTAGCCAGCGAGATCTTTGCCCCTGAACGTATTACTACATTGATTTATCAATAA
- a CDS encoding alpha-L-arabinofuranosidase C-terminal domain-containing protein: MKKHLFLGAAMMAATLSMQAQKPMTAPAGGKAISDELIGIFFEDISNAADGGLYAELVQNGSFEFNTTERDGWGPGTAWKFLRPGHSLGYMRPSMEKPLHKNNPTYMRIHIERSKEFYDYKGWKGVGIQNDGYNGINVKAGEKYDFSAFFRNTNKQDDKDIRIALVEPQGWGKDPKVLADTLINVNAVDWERYFVTLTPDSSCKNAALQILVLTKGDIDIDEVSLMPQDTYKGHGLRKDLAQALADLHPRFMRFPGGCVVHGGGDGFWDTYRWKNTIGPRQERVGLKNTWGYHQSMALGYFEYFQFCEDLGMEPLPILPCGVSCQGTNGGWNMWPTQAQDVVPMSEMDEWVQDALDLIDWANGDGTTEWSRKRVEAGHPKPFNLKYLGLGNEEKISPEFCERFKYIYERVTKAHPEIVIVGTAGPGSHPKNPDFENGWKLAEELGMPIIDEHYYEKNDYFLKSRQYDNYPRDRKTKVYLGEYAAKDKKLIDALAEGLYLLHVERNGDIVSMTSYAPLFARRDNTNWNPDMIYFDNERAYLTCSYYVQQLFGQSAGQYYYGDCVKFEGDAADVIQPQEGVHYGQSVVLNAKTRKLYVKICNAGDEAKKANVNLSRFGIKKNAVKTVIAGAANDENNYDQQPIAPQKETIKAQKKFTLDVAPYSFIMLEYSL; this comes from the coding sequence ATGAAGAAACATTTATTTCTAGGAGCTGCAATGATGGCAGCGACACTGAGCATGCAGGCTCAGAAGCCCATGACCGCCCCTGCTGGTGGTAAGGCTATCAGTGATGAATTGATTGGTATTTTCTTCGAGGATATCAGCAATGCTGCCGATGGTGGCCTGTATGCGGAATTGGTGCAAAACGGTTCATTCGAGTTCAACACCACCGAGCGCGACGGATGGGGTCCCGGTACCGCATGGAAGTTCCTGCGTCCAGGACATTCGCTGGGTTATATGCGCCCCAGCATGGAGAAGCCGCTCCACAAAAACAACCCCACCTATATGCGCATCCATATTGAGCGCTCAAAGGAGTTCTACGATTATAAAGGCTGGAAAGGCGTAGGTATTCAAAACGATGGTTACAACGGCATCAACGTAAAGGCAGGTGAGAAGTACGACTTTTCTGCTTTCTTCCGCAACACGAACAAGCAGGATGATAAGGACATCCGCATCGCACTGGTAGAGCCTCAGGGCTGGGGAAAAGACCCGAAGGTGCTGGCTGATACGCTTATCAACGTGAATGCCGTAGATTGGGAGCGCTATTTTGTGACGCTTACCCCTGATTCAAGTTGTAAGAATGCCGCCCTGCAGATTCTGGTTCTGACGAAGGGCGATATTGATATCGACGAGGTGTCACTCATGCCTCAGGATACCTATAAGGGACATGGTCTGCGTAAGGACCTGGCTCAGGCACTGGCCGACCTTCATCCAAGATTCATGCGCTTCCCTGGTGGATGCGTGGTACATGGCGGTGGCGACGGTTTCTGGGATACCTACCGTTGGAAGAACACCATCGGTCCACGTCAGGAGCGTGTTGGCCTCAAGAACACATGGGGCTACCATCAGAGCATGGCATTGGGTTATTTCGAGTATTTCCAGTTCTGTGAAGACCTGGGTATGGAGCCTCTGCCTATCCTGCCTTGTGGCGTAAGCTGTCAGGGTACTAACGGTGGTTGGAACATGTGGCCCACACAGGCTCAGGATGTAGTTCCTATGTCTGAGATGGATGAATGGGTACAGGATGCACTTGATTTGATTGACTGGGCTAACGGCGATGGTACTACAGAATGGAGCCGCAAGCGCGTAGAGGCTGGTCACCCCAAGCCCTTCAACCTGAAATATCTGGGTCTGGGTAACGAGGAGAAGATTAGCCCTGAGTTCTGCGAGCGTTTCAAGTATATCTATGAGCGCGTCACCAAAGCACATCCCGAGATTGTCATCGTAGGTACAGCAGGTCCTGGTTCTCATCCTAAGAATCCTGATTTTGAGAACGGTTGGAAGTTGGCTGAGGAACTGGGAATGCCTATCATCGATGAGCATTACTATGAGAAGAACGACTATTTCTTGAAGAGTCGTCAGTACGACAATTATCCACGTGACCGTAAGACAAAGGTTTATCTGGGTGAGTATGCCGCTAAGGACAAGAAGCTCATTGACGCCTTGGCAGAGGGCTTGTACCTTCTCCATGTTGAGCGCAACGGTGATATAGTAAGCATGACCTCATACGCTCCTCTCTTTGCCCGCAGAGACAATACCAACTGGAACCCCGACATGATCTACTTCGACAACGAGCGTGCTTACCTGACCTGCAGTTACTATGTACAGCAGCTCTTTGGTCAGAGTGCCGGTCAGTATTACTATGGCGACTGCGTGAAGTTCGAGGGCGATGCAGCTGATGTCATTCAGCCACAGGAGGGTGTACACTACGGACAGTCTGTGGTGCTCAATGCAAAGACCCGCAAGCTCTACGTGAAGATCTGTAACGCTGGCGATGAGGCCAAGAAGGCCAACGTCAACCTGAGCCGCTTCGGTATCAAGAAGAATGCCGTTAAGACTGTGATTGCAGGTGCTGCCAACGATGAGAACAATTACGACCAGCAGCCCATCGCTCCTCAGAAAGAGACTATCAAGGCTCAGAAGAAGTTCACACTCGACGTAGCTCCTTACTCATTCATCATGCTGGAATACAGCCTGTAA
- a CDS encoding tetratricopeptide repeat protein, producing MIVMLMVACSQRQSDSDSQTAARCLEEAETVLANDSIRQGETLLRKTIQLAEASEDWHTYYIAYQRLAEALSQSNPEEALQLMKKALTIYEQHPDEERNEVILLDYAGTYAAQVAYTKEGTYDEALDFINQAYDIAKKNQMTDLICQTLTSLANIAWAREDYHLALDYAQQAESIATTGLRPGTLQVLARSYLSLNMLDSAETVYRQIDTDDDIHLAYIVQSHLAKIALRRIGATEIEDSLDEAFDQIEDIYYKALEQKDQYYQATLQQEIENQQLEYRSKIYGRTLLIVIIASVIILLAVVLALRYRIRMQEQEKRRLQQEAEHQKTLLHQANEVVAFLQGFILERTEVLKKLNQSGDSAIYLSLHEWSEIERTLNAIDGNRFAKIREQYPNMQEDDIRLCILTRLGLSNRTIGNIYCITVSAVQHRKLKLKKDVFGETNPDITLEQILKNK from the coding sequence ATGATAGTCATGCTGATGGTTGCTTGCAGTCAGCGGCAGTCAGATTCTGATTCACAGACAGCAGCACGTTGTCTGGAGGAAGCAGAAACTGTTTTGGCTAACGATAGCATCCGCCAAGGCGAGACTTTGCTGCGAAAGACCATACAATTGGCGGAAGCGTCAGAGGACTGGCACACCTATTATATCGCGTACCAGCGTTTGGCGGAGGCATTGTCACAGAGTAACCCTGAGGAAGCTTTGCAACTGATGAAAAAAGCTCTGACCATTTATGAGCAACATCCTGACGAAGAGAGAAACGAGGTCATTTTACTCGACTACGCAGGTACCTACGCCGCACAAGTGGCTTACACAAAAGAAGGTACCTACGATGAAGCACTCGATTTCATCAATCAAGCCTACGATATTGCTAAGAAAAACCAAATGACGGACCTGATTTGTCAGACTCTCACCAGTCTTGCTAACATTGCCTGGGCAAGGGAAGACTATCACTTGGCTCTTGATTACGCTCAGCAGGCAGAGTCAATAGCGACAACCGGCCTGAGGCCTGGCACGCTACAAGTGTTAGCCCGCAGTTATCTCAGCCTCAATATGCTCGATTCTGCAGAAACGGTTTATCGACAGATTGATACTGACGATGATATTCACTTGGCATATATCGTACAGAGTCATCTTGCGAAGATTGCGCTCCGACGGATAGGGGCCACAGAAATTGAAGACAGTTTGGATGAGGCCTTCGATCAGATAGAGGACATCTATTATAAGGCACTTGAACAGAAAGACCAGTACTATCAGGCAACGTTGCAGCAGGAAATAGAGAACCAGCAACTGGAATATCGCTCAAAGATATATGGTCGTACACTCCTGATTGTCATCATTGCCTCGGTCATCATCCTTCTTGCGGTTGTGCTAGCACTTCGTTATCGTATCCGTATGCAAGAACAGGAGAAACGTAGGCTCCAACAGGAGGCAGAGCATCAGAAGACCTTGTTACATCAGGCCAACGAAGTGGTGGCATTTCTGCAAGGCTTCATCCTTGAGCGTACGGAAGTGCTGAAGAAACTCAACCAAAGCGGCGATTCGGCCATTTACCTCAGTCTACACGAATGGAGCGAGATAGAGCGAACGCTCAACGCCATCGATGGTAACCGTTTTGCCAAGATACGTGAGCAATACCCCAACATGCAGGAAGACGACATCCGTCTGTGTATCCTCACGCGACTCGGCCTCAGCAACCGCACCATCGGCAATATCTATTGCATCACCGTCTCCGCCGTCCAGCATCGCAAGCTTAAATTAAAGAAGGACGTGTTCGGAGAAACCAATCCAGACATCACGCTGGAACAGATACTCAAGAACAAATAA
- a CDS encoding lipopolysaccharide assembly protein LapB — MKTHNWFVALLLTGALILASCSSDKEVDLLALDIDSYRPVEEFVDAYEAISHQDSLQSGKDYDLEKTVRVLNALELAQVHSQSFDEFLDYMARQDYTGVAPDVLEAKRKLFPVLEYTYKLREQDEQLSDAWMLMRGAAKGGETLVRNTNASSLFRAAFGDAFAILGIVTGEDAERSTNEAFAQYEKDKKLKSKFREDLQKLRVSYRQYLEDYTPIYKKYMEEYDALCIEKDKAYLDLYAGRTDEALSHTQNILQKYPNNAEAMLLQSMSHIMLGAGEVPAPDVLRPLNPESPDSSDSLNIPESPARLSSHYAQAQSLLQRYTELYPGRTAPALVLEGLMQQQLGNEQAAMSRFHQASVEYPRQAAQLTDMLDAYNNRNYLNQTPEGQYLRRLYASTMEGYGLFSPNLLKAKYYADKGQMEQSREEIYNHFFRRGNQGIYDELLSDMQFCEENLYGAFKGLLLESSYLDVSIEPESEWLFWDSDDVMRVKLNNRSDLDLENVRVFLCIHYTDMYKDEYDVIKVPRTANIIAKHSTADLDTVTIRYPGKTYDDITRIRAIAMTDDRICWVDDVNYKQSHALSFKRDGRSETKKQQAREEYLRNYSLEPQKLQRTLKEGVSVLPPEVDPTEEQSWWDSFLGWFSRPDNDLKIELPRVLAMTDPVFSIRPLDSEDALTPEENYLSGTSIHLHFNYEPAYEEQLPLYIYSESATFRVNILYKGAASEVQSVEIL, encoded by the coding sequence ATGAAGACTCATAATTGGTTTGTTGCCCTGCTCCTCACAGGAGCACTTATACTGGCTTCGTGTAGCTCTGACAAAGAGGTCGATTTACTTGCTCTTGATATCGATAGCTACCGTCCCGTAGAAGAGTTTGTTGATGCCTACGAGGCTATCAGCCATCAGGACAGTCTTCAGTCGGGTAAGGACTACGACCTGGAGAAGACGGTACGTGTTCTGAATGCCTTGGAACTGGCGCAGGTACATTCCCAGAGCTTTGATGAGTTTCTTGACTATATGGCCCGTCAGGATTATACCGGTGTGGCTCCTGATGTGCTGGAAGCCAAGCGGAAGCTTTTCCCCGTTTTGGAATATACTTATAAGCTACGCGAGCAGGATGAACAGCTCTCTGATGCGTGGATGCTGATGCGTGGTGCCGCAAAAGGAGGCGAGACCCTGGTGCGCAATACCAATGCCAGCTCCCTGTTCCGTGCAGCCTTTGGCGATGCCTTTGCAATCTTGGGCATCGTTACCGGCGAGGATGCAGAGCGTTCTACCAACGAGGCCTTTGCCCAGTACGAGAAAGACAAGAAGCTGAAGTCTAAGTTCCGTGAGGACCTTCAGAAACTGCGTGTATCCTATCGCCAGTATCTGGAGGACTATACGCCTATCTATAAGAAATACATGGAGGAATACGATGCGCTCTGTATCGAGAAGGATAAGGCCTACCTTGACCTCTATGCCGGTCGTACCGATGAGGCCCTTTCTCACACGCAAAACATCCTGCAGAAATACCCCAATAATGCAGAGGCCATGCTCCTGCAGTCTATGTCGCATATCATGCTGGGGGCTGGCGAAGTGCCTGCGCCTGATGTGCTGAGACCGCTCAATCCTGAATCTCCGGATAGTTCGGATTCTCTGAATATTCCGGAAAGTCCGGCAAGACTTAGCAGCCATTATGCCCAAGCACAATCCCTGTTGCAGCGTTACACCGAGCTCTATCCTGGTCGCACAGCGCCAGCCCTTGTCCTTGAAGGCCTTATGCAGCAACAGCTGGGTAATGAGCAGGCTGCTATGAGTCGTTTCCATCAGGCCAGCGTGGAATATCCCCGTCAGGCCGCTCAGCTCACAGATATGCTCGATGCCTACAACAATCGTAATTATCTGAATCAAACCCCCGAGGGACAGTATCTGCGTCGGCTCTATGCCTCCACGATGGAGGGCTATGGTCTCTTTTCGCCTAATCTCCTGAAGGCCAAATATTATGCTGACAAGGGACAGATGGAGCAGAGTCGCGAGGAAATCTATAACCATTTCTTCCGTCGTGGCAATCAGGGAATCTACGATGAACTGCTCTCTGATATGCAGTTCTGTGAGGAGAACCTCTATGGTGCCTTCAAGGGACTGCTGCTCGAATCGTCGTATCTTGATGTGAGCATTGAACCTGAATCAGAATGGCTCTTTTGGGATAGCGATGATGTGATGCGTGTGAAGCTCAACAACCGTTCCGACCTCGACCTCGAGAATGTACGCGTGTTCCTTTGCATCCATTACACCGATATGTATAAGGACGAGTACGATGTGATCAAGGTGCCTCGCACGGCGAATATCATTGCCAAGCACTCTACGGCTGACCTCGATACCGTGACCATCCGTTACCCAGGTAAGACCTATGACGACATTACCCGCATCCGTGCCATCGCCATGACCGACGACCGCATCTGCTGGGTAGATGATGTGAACTATAAGCAGTCGCACGCCTTGAGCTTCAAGCGCGACGGACGTTCAGAGACTAAAAAACAGCAGGCCCGCGAGGAGTATCTGCGCAACTACTCCCTGGAGCCTCAGAAGCTGCAGCGCACGCTGAAAGAAGGTGTCTCGGTGCTGCCTCCCGAAGTTGATCCTACTGAGGAACAGTCCTGGTGGGATTCCTTCCTTGGCTGGTTCTCCCGTCCTGATAACGACCTGAAGATAGAGTTGCCGCGTGTCTTGGCCATGACCGACCCCGTTTTCTCTATCCGTCCCTTGGATAGTGAAGATGCGCTTACTCCCGAGGAAAATTACCTCTCAGGCACCAGCATCCACCTCCATTTCAATTATGAGCCCGCCTACGAGGAACAACTCCCCCTTTATATCTATAGTGAGTCGGCCACGTTCCGCGTCAATATCCTGTATAAAGGCGCTGCCTCAGAAGTTCAGAGTGTAGAGATACTTTAG
- a CDS encoding leucine-rich repeat domain-containing protein → MKKISLAMIVILLFGVKTIKAQEQELSASEPISSGCVSHSRGAEVFTSPTIKLTKEENILSVELLNYTSNCGTTGFEVENKIIDGNNENPTVAINITPVIPAYMDCTCPFNISYTVRDLEKNNFYLTCWWYEGQVELTEGEPLVLEYKTNDAVIDGLKFRLLKVSHQAKLIYQNTWDNNVTTLQIPSEVEYEGEKYTVTSVNQNVSFSKNSSITKIIIPKTVKNTDFGSNEGFKYNPFVDCFSVESIEVEEGNPAICSVDGVLFNKDTTTLIGYPAASARESYTVPASVKTAGDGAFSNSKYLKKIVLPDNIETLGYSLFASSKSLEEVTLPSSIKELSIYLFKDCTKLKSVVIPEGVTTIGYSAFEGCTSLESISLPESINFIDFFAFGSLSNLKNVYCQAKIVPNTSQNVFGNVNLSKVTLHVPAASINAYQATEPWKNFKEIVALPNQNDYLPFVEDGKEWTMASLGTVGPEYQHTFSYQQIKLGSVIEADGITFKQIVKSSWQYDQDGPTNWKETTEYVGEADGKVYIYNQQTKNTVQVMDFTLKVGDTYRQTLTGDPKNGGWDFIVTAVKDTVIATSADKTPRKCLHLSLSDSKETDDVWIEGIGSLYGGVQGAYGRMMPGAISMLRICKADEQTLYEAYHPFLKEGKTWNYQEYYHNLWDDEQWTKNVSYVINGTTEIDGKSYYKMYRISEEGSEYYCALREEDRKVWQYTSDDGDQLLYDFGMSVGDSYTPSDESIRYQLTAIKPMRFQYYQLLNVLHYDVSGQDDPTEPYEYIGPEANVEGVGCEKGWNIMELYAMVPSNGILHGENFLSCYEDGKCIFTADDFNGLKNTKPDNDMAYRPFIEEGKVWKVGTISGNPVQVVDYYYFDGDTIIGGKTCKQMMRQRYVSPDYPEYDNLAQLPTLSKVGAWYEEDKKVYFYDEQTQSMLIKYDFSLNPYDTLQLFRDYPTYVVGPKQSGNIKGFKGIYRGIWSIGIDSRINTTWMEGVGGIDGPTRNAYLNASDPVPEFLMSCTVGDEVIYLNEEYEDGATPGGARGDRFDFTHTIKTKPKAPRRSIDTQSVYGEYNNHQLDINLNLLDDIYLVSITNESGKTVYEKTVNAGDIVGLNIDISAYTKGRYTVTVENSRESFTGEFETQTTGIEGNVNNKKVKNVSIYNLQGQRISTLRKGLNIVNGHKIYVK, encoded by the coding sequence ATGAAAAAGATTTCATTGGCCATGATCGTTATTTTATTGTTTGGAGTAAAAACAATAAAGGCACAAGAACAGGAGCTAAGTGCTTCAGAACCTATTAGTAGCGGCTGTGTGTCACATAGCCGAGGAGCTGAAGTTTTCACATCGCCGACAATCAAACTGACGAAGGAGGAAAACATTTTGTCAGTAGAACTGCTTAACTATACAAGCAACTGCGGCACAACAGGTTTCGAGGTGGAAAACAAGATAATTGATGGCAACAACGAAAACCCCACCGTAGCCATCAACATAACACCTGTTATTCCTGCTTATATGGACTGTACCTGCCCTTTCAACATATCCTATACGGTGCGCGATCTGGAGAAAAACAATTTCTATTTAACGTGCTGGTGGTATGAAGGACAGGTAGAACTGACCGAGGGCGAGCCATTAGTCTTGGAATATAAGACTAATGATGCTGTTATAGATGGTTTGAAGTTTAGATTATTGAAGGTTTCACATCAAGCCAAACTGATATATCAAAACACATGGGATAATAATGTGACAACACTTCAAATACCGTCTGAAGTAGAATACGAAGGCGAGAAATATACAGTTACCAGTGTTAACCAGAATGTATCCTTTTCTAAGAATTCAAGCATCACCAAAATTATTATACCGAAAACCGTCAAGAACACTGATTTTGGCAGTAATGAGGGATTTAAATACAATCCATTTGTAGATTGCTTTTCAGTGGAATCAATAGAGGTTGAGGAAGGGAATCCTGCGATTTGTTCTGTTGACGGTGTGCTTTTCAATAAGGACACGACAACTCTTATAGGTTATCCTGCGGCATCAGCAAGAGAGTCGTACACCGTGCCTGCCAGCGTGAAGACTGCGGGAGATGGGGCTTTTTCAAATAGCAAGTACCTGAAAAAAATAGTATTGCCCGACAACATCGAAACATTAGGATATAGTTTATTTGCAAGTAGCAAAAGCTTAGAAGAAGTCACTCTTCCGTCAAGCATCAAAGAATTGTCAATTTACCTTTTTAAGGATTGTACAAAACTGAAATCTGTCGTCATTCCAGAGGGAGTAACCACCATTGGCTATTCTGCTTTCGAAGGATGCACCAGTTTGGAGTCCATCTCATTGCCAGAAAGCATCAATTTCATCGATTTTTTTGCTTTTGGATCTCTTTCCAACCTTAAAAATGTATACTGCCAGGCAAAGATAGTACCCAATACAAGCCAAAATGTTTTTGGCAACGTTAACCTTTCTAAGGTAACCCTCCATGTTCCAGCAGCATCCATCAACGCATATCAAGCTACAGAGCCTTGGAAGAACTTTAAAGAAATCGTGGCTCTGCCGAATCAGAACGACTACCTCCCGTTTGTAGAAGACGGTAAAGAATGGACAATGGCTTCTTTGGGAACTGTTGGTCCTGAGTACCAACACACTTTCAGTTATCAACAGATTAAACTTGGCTCTGTGATAGAGGCAGATGGCATAACATTCAAGCAAATAGTCAAATCGAGCTGGCAATATGACCAAGATGGCCCAACCAATTGGAAAGAAACCACTGAATATGTGGGTGAGGCAGACGGAAAGGTGTATATCTATAACCAACAGACGAAGAATACCGTTCAAGTCATGGATTTCACATTAAAGGTTGGTGACACCTATCGTCAAACGCTTACTGGCGACCCGAAGAACGGCGGCTGGGACTTTATCGTGACGGCAGTGAAAGACACCGTGATAGCTACCTCTGCTGATAAAACACCACGCAAATGCCTGCATCTAAGCTTATCTGATTCAAAGGAAACTGACGATGTGTGGATTGAAGGTATTGGCTCACTCTATGGAGGTGTACAAGGAGCCTACGGGCGGATGATGCCTGGTGCCATATCGATGTTACGCATCTGTAAGGCAGACGAGCAAACGCTGTATGAGGCTTACCATCCTTTCTTGAAAGAAGGAAAGACATGGAACTATCAAGAGTATTATCACAACTTATGGGATGATGAGCAATGGACGAAGAATGTATCGTATGTCATCAACGGCACCACAGAAATAGACGGCAAGTCATATTATAAAATGTATCGCATAAGCGAAGAGGGCAGTGAATACTATTGCGCTCTTCGTGAGGAGGACAGAAAGGTGTGGCAGTATACCAGTGATGATGGCGACCAGTTGCTCTATGATTTCGGTATGTCTGTCGGCGACAGCTATACGCCTTCAGACGAATCTATTCGCTATCAGCTTACTGCCATCAAACCCATGCGCTTCCAATATTATCAACTTCTCAATGTGTTACATTATGATGTGTCGGGGCAAGATGATCCTACAGAACCTTACGAGTACATTGGTCCTGAAGCAAATGTAGAGGGTGTGGGTTGTGAAAAGGGCTGGAACATCATGGAACTATATGCCATGGTGCCCTCAAATGGCATTCTCCATGGAGAAAACTTCTTATCCTGCTATGAAGACGGAAAGTGTATATTCACGGCTGATGATTTCAACGGTTTGAAAAATACAAAACCTGACAACGACATGGCTTACCGTCCGTTCATCGAAGAGGGTAAGGTATGGAAGGTGGGCACTATTTCAGGTAATCCTGTGCAGGTGGTAGACTACTACTACTTTGATGGCGACACCATCATCGGCGGGAAGACCTGTAAGCAGATGATGCGTCAGCGATATGTCAGCCCTGATTACCCAGAATATGATAATTTAGCACAACTGCCTACCCTGAGTAAAGTTGGAGCATGGTACGAAGAGGACAAGAAAGTGTACTTCTATGACGAGCAAACACAGTCTATGTTGATAAAGTATGACTTTTCCCTTAATCCCTATGACACCCTCCAGCTATTCAGAGATTATCCAACTTATGTGGTGGGGCCGAAACAGAGCGGAAATATCAAAGGGTTTAAGGGTATTTATAGAGGTATTTGGAGTATAGGTATAGATTCCCGTATCAACACCACTTGGATGGAAGGTGTCGGAGGTATCGACGGCCCAACAAGAAATGCCTATCTAAATGCATCAGATCCTGTTCCAGAGTTTCTGATGTCCTGTACCGTTGGCGATGAAGTCATCTACCTCAACGAGGAATATGAGGACGGCGCAACTCCAGGAGGAGCAAGAGGAGATCGCTTTGACTTCACCCACACTATCAAGACAAAGCCAAAGGCACCAAGAAGGAGTATTGATACACAATCGGTATATGGCGAATACAACAACCATCAATTAGACATTAATCTCAATCTGCTTGATGATATCTATCTGGTAAGCATTACTAACGAGTCTGGCAAAACTGTCTATGAGAAAACCGTCAACGCAGGCGACATCGTAGGTCTCAACATAGACATCTCTGCCTATACTAAAGGCCGTTACACCGTCACCGTGGAGAATAGCCGCGAGTCCTTCACAGGTGAATTCGAAACGCAGACAACAGGAATAGAGGGAAATGTAAATAATAAAAAAGTAAAGAATGTAAGTATTTACAACCTTCAAGGTCAGCGAATCAGTACTTTGCGGAAGGGATTGAATATCGTTAACGGACATAAGATTTATGTTAAGTGA